A window from Montipora capricornis isolate CH-2021 unplaced genomic scaffold, ASM3666992v2 scaffold_419, whole genome shotgun sequence encodes these proteins:
- the LOC138035531 gene encoding uncharacterized protein, whose amino-acid sequence MAYSVNSKGRTLIRGKSIDESLRGSILDSIIAEGGDPASGFFPGRYSDVADRFRVSNQFVSKLWQNFCNTGEHLPSKKKSGNPSHLKPEDVQLMEFLKKEKPSLPYESIKEVLENYSTDGGMSLSAIGNAIRNKLPEGPFTRKRLTKASVEKFTPANTLYCQQFLNILSALPPEKLKFFDEAGVHTGTGNPVYGNSLGGEVAVEVISGNKKGANLTLNLLCGLEGVLYANTVEGASDSTNFLNFFAEAGQVTTPLGNPAIEFGDYIILDNCPTHRYETGNILERWLLQMGAQIIYTPSLSPEFNVAEYVFNKMKTVLKREEFGRVLRENVHVAIYEALELVTTEDMFGFYKFIL is encoded by the coding sequence ATGGCGTATTCTGTAAATAGCAAAGGGCGAACTCTAATTCGCGGGAAATCCATTGATGAAAGCTTAAGAGGAAGCATTTTAGACTCCATTATAGCGGAAGGCGGAGACCCGGCATCAGGATTCTTTCCTGGAAGATATTCTGATGTTGCCGATCGGTTTAGAGTTTCAAATCAGTTTGTTTCAAAGTTGTGGCAAAATTTCTGCAACACTGGTGAACATTTACCATCTAAGAAGAAATCAGGTAATCCTTCACACCTTAAGCCTGAGGACGTACAGTTGATGGAATTTCTTAAAAAGGAGAAGCCTTCCCTTCCGTATGAATCGATTAAAGAAGTGCTTGAAAACTATAGCACAGACGGAGGAATGTCTTTATCAGCGATTGGAAATGCTATCAGGAATAAGTTGCCTGAGGGACCTTTTACTAGGAAGCGGTTAACAAAGGCATCTGTGGAAAAATTTACCCCTGCAAACACTCTTTACTGTCAGCAGTTTCTAAATATTCTGAGTGCTTTGCCACCAGAAAAACTCAAGTTCTTTGACGAGGCTGGTGTTCACACTGGGACAGGAAATCCAGTTTATGGAAATTCTCTCGGAGGAGAAGTAGCGGTTGAAGTAATTTCTGGCAATAAGAAAGGCGCAAATTTAACACTTAACCTATTGTGTGGACTGGAAGGAGTACTTTACGCAAATACTGTGGAGGGAGCTTCAGATTCtacaaattttcttaatttctttgccgAAGCTGGCCAAGTCACAACTCCACTCGGAAATCCCGCTATTGAATTTGGCGATTATATCATACTTGACAACTGCCCCACACATCGATACGAGACTGGGAACATTTTGGAAAGATGGTTATTGCAGATGGGAGCACAAATCATTTATACTCCATCCCTTTCACCAGAATTCAACGTTGCAGAATAcgttttcaataaaatgaaaactgtgTTAAAGAGGGAAGAATTCGGACGTGTCTTGCGGGAAAACGTTCATGTAGCAATCTACGAGGCGTTAGAACTCGTAACTACTGAAGACATGTTTGGTTTTTATAAGTTTATATTGTAG
- the LOC138035527 gene encoding uncharacterized protein, translating into MNMGKNDFCCAPGCSNTRKMRGDLQFYRIPKDINRRKVWLKRIRRKNFSPTDNTRLCSVHFFGGQKSDEIDSVSYSPSIFKHSHVKPKLTRSTKNSLAATRVSNAPPHVRRKSPKPHAETAKGRPKPEVCTPENHKVWSQCLPADHPLKEHDYCKGQVDLQSMNMEQSVVNELLEVHCRIKELEEENENLRSKCLLLEQVRLDDRKFQFWTGFPNYETFTALFHYLEGVGAIARMRHWRGSEMCSKDPYPKKAARIAKMTPEEELFMVLVRLRVGLTVTDLSLRFGISESSVSKIFTSWINLLFFHLKDLCEMPESEMDGKAKQFSKFPCLKVIIDCTEIFTQKPSCLQANKEIYSNYKGHTTFKFLVGIDPHGAIVYVSQAWGGRTSDKHITANSPGLTTKLNRGDELMADRGFAVHDLFADMGVKVTIPDFKGQGRSQLNKMEGKGSEKIAEARIHVERAIQRIKTFHILDNEVRLCMAHLAEQIFTVCSYLINFQSPILRQ; encoded by the exons ATGAACATGGGGAAAAATGATTTCTGTTGCGCCCCTGGTTGTTCTAATACTAGAAAAATGAGAGGAGATTTGCAGTTTTATCGTATTCCAAAGGATATTAACCGAAGAAAGGTTTGGTTGAAGAGAATCCGTAGAAAGAACTTCTCGCCGACTGACAACACGCGGCTCTgctccgtgcatttctttggagGTCAGAAATCTGATGAAATTGACAGTGTATCCTACAGTCCTTCCATTTTTAAACACAGCCATGTGAAACCAAAGCTTACAAGGTCAACAAAAAACAGCTTAGCGGCGACCAGAGTGTCAAATGCACCCCCACATGTCCGAAGGAAAAGTCCAAAACCG CATGCGGAAACTGCAAAAGGGCGTCCCAAACCAGAGGTTTGTACTCCAGAAAATCATAAAGTGTGGAGTCAGTGTTTACCAGCAGACCATCCCTTAAAAGAGCATGATTATTGCAAGGGCCAGGTAGATTTGCAGTCAATGAATATGGAACAATCCGTAGTCAATGAACTGCTAGAGGTGCACTGCAGAATAAAAGAACTTGAagaggaaaatgaaaatctCCGTTCAAAATGCCTTCTTCTAGAACAAGTAAGACTTGATGACAGGAAATTCCAATTTTGGACTGGGTTCCCCAACTATGAAACCTTTACAGCTTTGTTTCACTACCTGGAAGGTGTTGGAGCCATAGCAAGAATGAGACACTGGAGAGGTAGTGAAATGTGTTCAAAGGATCCTTACCCAAAGAAAGCAGCTAGAATAGCCAAGATGACTCCAGAAGAGGAACTATTCATGGTTCTTGTACGATTAAGGGTAGGACTGACCGTAACTGACTTGTCATTAAGGTTTGGAATAAGCGAGTCTAGTGTCAGCAAGATCTTTACCTCATGGATTAATCTGCTGTTCTTTCATTTAAAAGATTTGTGTGAAATGCCAGAGAGTGAAATGGATGGAAAGGCAAAGCAGTTTTCCAAATTCCCATGCTTGAAAGTAATCATTGATTGTACAGAAATTTTTACTCAAAAGCCTTCGTGCCTACAAGCGAACAAAGAAATCTACTCCAATTACAAAGGTCACACAACCTTTAAATTCCTTGTTGGAATAGACCCCCATGGAGCTATTGTGTATGTCTCACAAGCTTGGGGTGGGAGGACATCTGATAAACATATCACTGCCAACTCCCCTGGTTTAACTACAAAATTGAACAGGGGTGATGAACTTATGGCAGATAGAGGATTTGCTGTACATGACCTGTTTGCTGATATGGGCGTGAAAGTGACCATTCCAGATTTCAAAGGGCAAGGAAGATCTCAACTAAACAAAATGGAAGGAAAAGGATCAGAAAAAATTGCAGAAGCAAGAATTCATGTTGAAAGGGCAATTCAACGAATTAAAACATTTCACATATTAGACAATGAAGTCCGCTTATGCATGGCTCATTTGGCTGAACAAATATTCACAGTCTGTTCTTACTTGATTAATTTTCAAAGCCCAATTTTACGGCAATAA